In Stenotrophomonas sp. ESTM1D_MKCIP4_1, a single genomic region encodes these proteins:
- a CDS encoding S8 family peptidase, translated as MSQVSQLRLRKSWVVLSASVVTSLLLAAPAFAGDVQLSGLKSAPVHQQFIVKYKDGSQAVANTSVLASSLKTAAAGLSSTQGRALGLQQIRRLATGPSVVRSDRALDQAESELLMRKLAADPNVEYVEVDQIMRANLVPNDPRLSEQWGFGTSNASINVRPAWDQSTGTGVVVAVIDTGITSHPDLNANILPGYDFISDAAMARDGGGRDNNPNDEGDWYAANECGVGYPASSSSWHGTHVAGTIAAVTNNSTGVAGTAYNAKVVPVRVLGKCGGYTSDIVDAITWASGGTVSGVPANANPAEVINMSLGGGGSCSTTYQNAINGAVGRGTTVVVAAGNESANVSTSVPANCANVVAVAATTSAGAKASFSNYGAGIDISAPGANILSTLNTGTTVPASATYASYNGTSMAAPHVAGVVALMQSVAPSPLSPAQVESILKSTARALPGACSGGCGAGIVDANAAVTAAKNGTGGGTNPNPGGTVLQNNVPVTGLGASSGASLSYTVVVPAGSSQLRVAISGGSGDADLYLRQGSAPTDTTYTCRPYLSGNNETCTINSPAAGTWHVRVKAYSTFSGVSLNAQY; from the coding sequence ATGTCCCAGGTTTCGCAACTGCGTCTGCGCAAGTCGTGGGTGGTTCTCAGTGCATCCGTCGTCACCTCCCTGCTCCTGGCCGCCCCGGCCTTCGCTGGCGATGTCCAGCTCAGCGGGTTGAAGTCAGCGCCCGTGCACCAGCAGTTCATCGTGAAGTACAAGGACGGCAGCCAGGCGGTGGCCAACACCAGCGTGCTGGCCTCGTCGCTGAAGACCGCCGCCGCCGGCCTCTCCAGCACCCAGGGCCGCGCCCTTGGCCTGCAGCAGATCCGTCGCCTGGCGACCGGTCCAAGCGTGGTGCGCTCCGACCGTGCGCTGGACCAGGCCGAGTCCGAGCTGCTGATGCGCAAGCTCGCCGCCGACCCGAATGTCGAGTACGTGGAAGTCGACCAGATCATGCGTGCCAACCTGGTGCCCAATGATCCGCGCCTGAGCGAACAGTGGGGCTTCGGTACCTCCAACGCCTCGATCAACGTGCGCCCGGCCTGGGACCAGTCCACCGGCACCGGCGTGGTCGTGGCGGTCATCGACACCGGCATCACCAGCCACCCGGATCTGAACGCCAACATCCTGCCCGGCTATGACTTCATCAGCGATGCCGCGATGGCGCGCGATGGCGGCGGCCGTGACAACAACCCCAACGACGAGGGTGACTGGTACGCGGCCAACGAGTGCGGCGTCGGCTACCCGGCCTCCAGCTCCAGCTGGCACGGCACCCATGTGGCCGGCACCATCGCGGCCGTGACCAACAACAGCACCGGCGTGGCCGGTACGGCATACAACGCCAAGGTCGTGCCCGTGCGCGTGCTCGGCAAGTGCGGCGGCTACACCTCGGACATCGTCGACGCCATCACCTGGGCGTCCGGCGGCACGGTCAGCGGCGTGCCCGCCAATGCGAACCCGGCGGAAGTCATCAACATGTCGCTGGGTGGTGGTGGCAGCTGCTCGACCACCTACCAGAACGCCATCAACGGCGCGGTTGGCCGTGGCACCACGGTGGTGGTGGCTGCCGGCAACGAGTCGGCCAACGTGTCCACCTCGGTACCGGCCAACTGCGCGAATGTCGTGGCCGTCGCTGCGACCACGTCTGCCGGCGCCAAGGCCAGCTTCTCCAACTACGGTGCCGGCATCGACATCTCCGCGCCGGGCGCGAACATCCTCTCGACCCTCAACACCGGCACCACGGTGCCGGCCAGCGCGACCTATGCCTCGTACAACGGCACCTCGATGGCGGCGCCGCACGTGGCCGGCGTGGTCGCGCTGATGCAGTCGGTGGCTCCCTCGCCGCTGAGCCCGGCACAGGTGGAAAGCATCCTCAAGAGCACCGCACGCGCGCTGCCGGGTGCCTGCTCGGGCGGTTGTGGCGCGGGCATCGTCGATGCCAACGCTGCAGTCACCGCTGCCAAGAACGGCACCGGCGGCGGCACCAACCCGAACCCGGGTGGCACGGTGCTGCAGAACAACGTACCGGTGACCGGCCTGGGTGCGTCCAGCGGAGCTTCGCTCAGCTACACGGTGGTCGTGCCGGCCGGCAGCTCGCAGCTGCGTGTGGCGATCAGTGGCGGCAGCGGCGATGCCGACCTGTACCTGCGTCAGGGCAGCGCCCCGACCGACACCACCTACACCTGCCGTCCGTACCTGAGCGGCAACAACGAAACCTGCACCATCAACAGCCCTGCTGCCGGCACCTGGCATGTCCGCGTGAAGGCCTACAGCACCTTCTCGGGCGTCAGCCTCAACGCCCAGTACTGA
- a CDS encoding asparaginase domain-containing protein yields the protein MEELLVVTTGGTIDKIYFDDKSDYQIGDPQIGMILRELGVTFRFNVIPILRKDSLHINDDDRELIRATIAAQATRHVLVTHGTDSMVQTGQVLATIPDKTIVMTGALSPARFRGSDAEFNIGCAIGAVQSLPTGVYIAMNGRIFDPQHVRKNVAANRFESV from the coding sequence ATGGAAGAGCTCCTGGTCGTCACCACCGGTGGCACAATCGACAAGATCTATTTCGATGACAAGTCGGACTACCAGATCGGTGATCCGCAGATCGGCATGATCCTGCGGGAACTTGGGGTAACCTTCCGCTTCAACGTGATTCCGATCCTGCGCAAGGATTCGCTGCACATCAACGATGATGACCGCGAGCTGATCCGCGCGACCATTGCCGCGCAGGCAACCCGGCACGTACTGGTGACCCACGGCACCGATTCAATGGTGCAGACCGGCCAGGTGCTGGCGACGATTCCGGACAAGACCATCGTGATGACCGGCGCGCTGAGCCCGGCACGGTTCCGCGGTTCGGATGCGGAGTTCAACATCGGCTGCGCGATCGGTGCGGTGCAGTCGCTGCCGACAGGTGTGTACATCGCCATGAACGGCCGGATCTTCGATCCGCAGCACGTGCGCAAGAACGTGGCGGCGAACCGGTTCGAGTCGGTCTGA
- a CDS encoding DUF3106 domain-containing protein, with protein sequence MLRRPTLPLLFALILLPATPLLAQTAAPAAAPGAALPNWEQLSPAQREALWAPLRDRWNSADAGQRQRMLAHGQRWQSMSPEERDKARRGLRRFEHMSPEQREQARALFGQMRTLSPAQRDALRERWSQMTPEQRKDWVRENPPPPAKPR encoded by the coding sequence ATGCTGCGACGCCCCACCCTGCCCTTGCTGTTTGCCCTGATCCTGCTGCCGGCCACGCCGCTGCTGGCACAGACGGCAGCACCTGCTGCCGCGCCGGGCGCCGCGCTGCCCAACTGGGAACAACTGAGCCCAGCCCAGCGCGAGGCCCTGTGGGCGCCCTTGCGTGATCGCTGGAACAGCGCCGATGCCGGCCAGCGCCAGCGCATGCTCGCGCATGGCCAGCGCTGGCAGTCGATGAGCCCGGAAGAGCGCGACAAGGCCCGCCGCGGCCTGCGCCGCTTCGAGCACATGAGCCCCGAACAACGCGAGCAGGCACGCGCGCTGTTCGGACAGATGCGCACGTTGAGCCCGGCCCAGCGCGATGCGCTGCGCGAGCGCTGGTCGCAGATGACGCCGGAACAACGCAAGGACTGGGTGCGCGAGAATCCGCCGCCGCCGGCAAAGCCGCGGTAA
- a CDS encoding nitroreductase, whose amino-acid sequence MPDPAALLALDARRSVPSRQLGEPGPDAATLLRMLQSAVRVPDHGKRVPFRFLKIAGDARHTLGDFLVERSRQRDPHAGEAVFEKDRQRFSHAPLVIVVVASPRPDAKVPEQEQLMTAGCVCFALLQAAQALGFGAQWLTAWMAFDPAVHAHLGLAEGEGIAGFIHIGTPKAEVPERERPDAAALLQDWTGQ is encoded by the coding sequence ATGCCCGACCCCGCTGCCCTGCTCGCCCTCGACGCCCGCCGTTCGGTGCCCTCGCGGCAGCTCGGCGAGCCCGGCCCGGACGCGGCCACCCTGCTGCGCATGCTGCAGTCGGCCGTCCGCGTGCCCGACCACGGCAAGCGCGTGCCGTTCCGCTTCCTGAAGATCGCCGGCGATGCACGTCACACTCTGGGTGACTTCCTGGTCGAACGCAGCCGCCAGCGCGATCCGCATGCCGGCGAAGCCGTGTTCGAGAAGGACCGCCAGCGCTTCAGCCACGCCCCGCTGGTGATCGTGGTGGTGGCCAGCCCGCGCCCCGACGCGAAGGTGCCCGAGCAGGAACAGCTGATGACGGCCGGCTGCGTCTGCTTCGCCCTGCTGCAGGCGGCCCAGGCACTCGGCTTCGGCGCCCAGTGGCTGACCGCGTGGATGGCCTTCGACCCCGCCGTGCATGCCCACCTCGGCCTGGCCGAGGGCGAAGGCATCGCCGGCTTCATCCATATCGGTACGCCGAAGGCCGAGGTTCCCGAACGCGAGCGCCCGGACGCGGCTGCCCTGCTGCAGGACTGGACCGGCCAGTGA
- a CDS encoding RNA polymerase sigma factor → MVTPSEEPYPVLVSSPVPPTADADALPASLEAFLASVGPRAFRFAEAGLRQREDALDAVQDALLRMLDYADKPASEWAPLFWSILRRRVIDLQRRRRFRLPFWRDNHDADGADIDWADPGPDPAQAHEQRQQYQQLVLALRTLPARQREAFTLRVLQDLDGATTARAMGCSEGAVKTHLARARQALQDHLENHL, encoded by the coding sequence ATGGTGACCCCGAGTGAGGAACCGTACCCTGTGCTGGTGAGCAGCCCTGTCCCCCCGACCGCCGATGCCGACGCCCTGCCCGCGTCGCTGGAAGCGTTCCTGGCCAGCGTCGGCCCGCGTGCGTTCCGTTTTGCCGAGGCCGGACTGCGCCAGCGCGAGGATGCGCTGGACGCCGTGCAGGACGCGCTGCTGCGCATGCTGGACTACGCCGACAAGCCGGCAAGCGAATGGGCACCGTTGTTCTGGAGCATCCTGCGCCGACGGGTGATCGACCTGCAGCGCCGGCGCCGCTTCCGCCTGCCGTTCTGGCGCGACAACCACGATGCCGATGGTGCGGACATCGATTGGGCCGACCCCGGCCCGGACCCGGCGCAGGCCCACGAGCAGCGCCAGCAGTACCAGCAGCTGGTGCTGGCCCTGCGTACCCTGCCCGCCCGCCAGCGCGAAGCCTTCACCCTGCGCGTGCTGCAGGACCTGGACGGCGCCACCACGGCCCGTGCCATGGGCTGCAGCGAAGGCGCGGTAAAGACCCATCTTGCACGCGCCCGGCAGGCGCTGCAGGATCATCTGGAGAACCACCTGTGA
- a CDS encoding NAD(P)(+) transhydrogenase (Re/Si-specific) subunit beta — translation MNISTVELLDWLVKASYLVAATLFLLGLQRMASPLTARSGIRWAGLGMLLATVATFFLPELHNVPLILVALLLGAGLAWWSAGKVAITDMPQMVALYNGMGGGSAAAIGAVELLRYAFLANRDTSHWSAQALADLAARQPSATVLLLAVVGAAIGAVSLSGSVIAWAKLDGRLDKRVTWPGQQALNLLVALAVVVLAIIAASTLSTWSIVAFFVLALALGVLMTLPIGGADMPVVISLYNAFTGLAVSFEGYVLGNEALIIAGMMVGAAGILLTRLMAKAMNRPISNVLFSNFGGGAGGEAQAISGSQKPIEAADVAAMMAFAERVVIVPGYGMAVAQAQHKIWELAQRLGQRGVKVKFAIHPVAGRMPGHMNVLLAEAGVPYDLIADMDDINPEFANTDVVLVIGANDVVNPVARTDPASPIYGMPVLDVVNARNVVVIKRGKGTGFAGIENALFYADNTRMLYGDGAEAAASLVSELKALDGGH, via the coding sequence TTGAACATCAGCACCGTCGAACTGCTCGATTGGCTGGTCAAGGCCAGCTACCTGGTGGCCGCCACCCTGTTCCTGCTCGGCCTGCAACGCATGGCCTCGCCGCTGACCGCCCGCAGCGGCATCCGCTGGGCCGGGCTGGGCATGCTGCTGGCCACCGTCGCCACCTTCTTCCTGCCCGAGCTGCACAACGTACCGTTGATCCTGGTGGCGCTGCTGCTCGGTGCTGGCCTGGCCTGGTGGTCGGCCGGCAAGGTCGCCATCACCGACATGCCGCAGATGGTGGCGCTCTACAACGGCATGGGCGGTGGCTCGGCCGCGGCCATCGGCGCGGTGGAACTGCTGCGTTATGCCTTCCTGGCCAACCGCGATACCAGCCACTGGAGTGCGCAGGCGCTGGCCGACCTGGCCGCGCGCCAGCCTTCGGCCACGGTGCTGCTGCTGGCAGTGGTCGGCGCGGCCATCGGCGCGGTGTCGTTGTCCGGCTCGGTCATCGCCTGGGCCAAGCTCGACGGCCGCCTGGACAAGCGCGTCACCTGGCCCGGGCAGCAGGCGCTGAACCTGCTGGTGGCGCTGGCCGTGGTGGTGCTGGCGATCATCGCCGCCAGCACGCTCAGCACCTGGTCCATCGTCGCCTTCTTCGTGCTGGCCCTGGCGCTGGGCGTACTGATGACCCTGCCCATCGGCGGGGCCGACATGCCGGTGGTGATCTCGCTGTACAACGCCTTCACTGGCCTGGCGGTGTCCTTCGAGGGCTACGTGCTGGGCAACGAGGCCCTCATCATCGCCGGCATGATGGTGGGTGCGGCCGGCATCCTGCTGACCCGGTTGATGGCCAAGGCGATGAACCGGCCGATCAGCAACGTGCTGTTCTCCAATTTCGGCGGCGGTGCCGGCGGGGAAGCCCAGGCGATCAGCGGTTCGCAGAAGCCCATTGAAGCCGCCGACGTTGCCGCGATGATGGCCTTCGCCGAGCGCGTGGTGATCGTGCCCGGCTACGGCATGGCCGTGGCCCAGGCCCAGCACAAGATCTGGGAACTGGCGCAGCGGCTGGGCCAGCGCGGGGTGAAGGTGAAGTTCGCCATCCACCCGGTGGCCGGTCGCATGCCCGGGCACATGAACGTGCTGCTGGCCGAAGCGGGCGTGCCCTACGACCTGATCGCCGACATGGACGACATCAACCCCGAATTCGCCAACACCGACGTGGTGCTGGTGATCGGTGCCAATGACGTGGTCAACCCGGTGGCGCGCACCGACCCGGCCAGCCCGATCTATGGCATGCCGGTGCTGGACGTGGTCAATGCCCGCAACGTGGTGGTGATCAAGCGCGGCAAGGGCACCGGCTTTGCCGGCATCGAGAATGCGCTGTTCTACGCCGACAACACCCGCATGCTGTACGGGGATGGCGCCGAGGCGGCGGCGTCGCTGGTGAGCGAACTGAAGGCGCTCGACGGCGGCCATTGA
- the sufT gene encoding putative Fe-S cluster assembly protein SufT — MYSRSSEPVHFERDCEAVMVPQGDTVTLPAGSYGYITQALGGSYSVFVEGNLFRIAGKDGDAIGKEAPAPLELPADATDEQVEQLVWQQLRTCFDPEIPVNIVELGLVYEVQIKHLDDGQREIDVKMTLTAPGCGMGDILVDDVRSKLEMVPTVAQADVELVFDPPWNQHMMSEAARLETGML; from the coding sequence ATGTATTCCCGTAGCAGCGAACCTGTCCACTTCGAGCGCGATTGCGAGGCCGTGATGGTCCCGCAGGGCGACACCGTGACCCTGCCCGCCGGCAGCTATGGCTATATCACCCAGGCACTGGGCGGCAGCTATTCGGTGTTCGTCGAAGGCAATCTGTTCCGCATCGCCGGCAAGGACGGCGACGCCATCGGCAAGGAGGCGCCCGCCCCGCTGGAACTGCCCGCCGATGCCACCGATGAACAGGTGGAACAGCTGGTGTGGCAGCAGCTGCGCACCTGCTTCGACCCCGAAATTCCGGTGAACATCGTCGAACTGGGCCTTGTCTACGAGGTGCAGATCAAGCACCTGGACGACGGCCAGCGCGAGATCGACGTCAAGATGACCCTGACCGCGCCCGGCTGTGGCATGGGTGACATCCTGGTCGACGACGTACGCAGCAAGCTCGAAATGGTCCCGACCGTGGCCCAGGCCGATGTCGAACTGGTGTTCGATCCGCCGTGGAACCAGCACATGATGTCCGAGGCCGCCCGGCTCGAAACCGGCATGCTTTGA
- a CDS encoding NAD(P) transhydrogenase subunit alpha: protein MAVALLGMKETAPGERRVALTPETARKLGGLGITVWYEAGAGLAAGFPDAAYDDAGARAFDAGRWGEIDILLCVQAPPAAVLAQLKPGASAVGLLTPASDPSLAALASDDRLLLFPLQQLPRTTRAQAMDVLSSQAGMAGYKAALIAADRAPRFFPMLTTAAGTVRPAKVLVIGAGVAGLQAIATVRRLGAQVEGFDVRPETREQIQSLGARFLDLGVSAAGEGGYARALTDEERAEQQRRLADHLRSVDVVMCTAAVPGRPAPTIVTAAMVEGMSAGSVIVDLAAESGGNCALTQPGQCIEHHGVTIDGPLDLASRGATQASEMYARNLLNFVTLFVREGQLSFDWEDELLAKTRWQA from the coding sequence ATGGCCGTGGCGTTGCTGGGGATGAAGGAGACCGCGCCAGGCGAACGGCGCGTGGCGCTGACGCCGGAAACGGCGCGCAAGCTCGGGGGGTTGGGCATCACCGTCTGGTACGAAGCCGGTGCCGGCCTGGCGGCAGGCTTTCCCGATGCTGCCTATGACGACGCGGGGGCACGCGCCTTCGACGCCGGCCGTTGGGGCGAGATCGACATCCTGTTGTGCGTACAGGCGCCTCCCGCAGCGGTGCTGGCCCAGCTCAAGCCGGGTGCCAGCGCGGTTGGCCTGCTGACCCCGGCCAGCGACCCGTCTCTGGCGGCACTGGCCAGCGATGATCGCCTGCTGTTGTTCCCGCTGCAGCAGCTGCCGCGCACGACCCGTGCGCAGGCCATGGATGTGCTCAGTTCGCAGGCCGGCATGGCCGGCTACAAGGCCGCGTTGATCGCAGCCGATCGTGCACCACGCTTCTTCCCGATGCTCACGACGGCGGCCGGTACCGTGCGCCCGGCCAAGGTACTGGTGATCGGCGCGGGCGTGGCCGGTCTGCAGGCCATTGCCACCGTGCGACGCCTGGGCGCGCAGGTGGAAGGGTTCGATGTGCGGCCGGAGACCCGCGAACAGATCCAGTCGCTGGGTGCGCGCTTCCTTGATCTGGGGGTCAGTGCGGCGGGCGAGGGAGGCTATGCGCGTGCGCTGACCGATGAGGAACGCGCCGAGCAGCAACGCCGCCTGGCCGACCACCTGCGCAGCGTGGACGTGGTGATGTGCACGGCGGCGGTGCCGGGCCGGCCGGCGCCGACGATTGTCACTGCGGCGATGGTCGAGGGCATGTCTGCCGGCAGCGTGATCGTCGACCTGGCCGCCGAGAGCGGCGGCAACTGCGCGCTGACCCAGCCGGGCCAGTGCATCGAGCACCACGGCGTAACCATCGATGGGCCGCTGGACCTGGCCAGCCGCGGCGCCACCCAGGCCAGCGAGATGTACGCGCGCAACCTGCTGAACTTCGTCACCCTGTTCGTGCGCGAAGGACAGCTCAGCTTCGACTGGGAAGACGAGCTGCTGGCGAAGACCCGCTGGCAGGCGTGA
- a CDS encoding DUF1631 domain-containing protein: MMSAPTPMGSTGRDPAQLQLARDAVLPALCQSFGAALARFDDALFDRAGNAGSSQLLFLDAMRELRRRREEITSAFAAHLDQAWTALATGSPLSAEATLSGPAEEALSLIPEHVLESRLAVRNFATVLLRDFKPVLARLDRRLGWLAGGIELDADLDPISPEHLGVAIHQAFAGCELAPEVHLVLIKLCERDMRTPVGRIYEKLDEQLAAAGVMPQMGAPRRPLPAAPAPQAPHGLDDLVEQRQGAGFETDFSDEEQAAPAWAQRFAARWSERRGHMQQHLAGETGMPGGAPGGPGEAYAGQQGMLLEALHELLQQTRHVREDATSAAQVAVGQHRPLSQREMMSVLSLLQATPSATLRAAIGEDGESLAQRLKSEVLSSATRLGVDPGQTRLDPQDEDAIDLVGMLFDVMLDERELEGRSRELIGRLVVPFVKVAMLDRRMFVQKTHPARKLLNSLAEACEGNTGESQAERMLMAKVEEIIERLVAEFNENLAIFLTLEEEFRDFLVQHRRRVEIAERRAAETQRGQEKLEMARNRAGAELDRRIGDATLPPAIAEFLRQPWQHHLTLALLREGEEGASVAEALSLGDGLLEEVAEARRHIIGKPWLQAWQPGLAKVFASVGVHGDAASAAIDALHGTLQGIAESRPELQRALPELPQVALPAAPVPEASAVELAGQVDTDDFDNADADRFRRMEIGNWLDFVDKDGKVQAGKLSWISPISSRLLFVNRRGVRFCVASPEELAVMVRLGRLRAHVDDGAFDSAMQGVIDRLDPGSATLH, encoded by the coding sequence ATGATGAGCGCGCCCACTCCGATGGGATCGACGGGTCGTGACCCGGCCCAGCTCCAGCTTGCGCGGGACGCCGTCCTGCCCGCCCTGTGCCAGTCCTTCGGCGCGGCGCTGGCGCGGTTTGACGACGCCCTGTTCGACCGTGCCGGCAATGCCGGCTCGTCGCAGTTGCTGTTCCTGGATGCCATGCGCGAGCTGCGCCGGCGCCGGGAGGAGATCACCTCGGCCTTTGCCGCCCACCTGGACCAGGCGTGGACCGCCCTGGCCACGGGCAGTCCCCTGTCCGCCGAGGCCACCCTGTCCGGGCCCGCCGAGGAAGCCCTGAGCCTGATTCCCGAGCACGTGCTGGAATCGCGTCTGGCGGTGCGCAACTTCGCCACCGTGCTGCTGCGTGATTTCAAGCCGGTGCTGGCCCGCCTGGACCGTCGCCTGGGCTGGCTGGCTGGTGGCATCGAACTGGATGCCGACCTCGATCCGATCAGCCCGGAACACCTGGGCGTGGCCATCCACCAGGCCTTTGCCGGGTGTGAACTGGCCCCGGAAGTCCACCTGGTGCTGATCAAGCTGTGCGAGCGCGACATGCGCACGCCGGTGGGCCGCATTTACGAGAAGCTGGATGAGCAGCTGGCGGCTGCCGGCGTGATGCCGCAGATGGGCGCCCCGCGGCGCCCCCTGCCTGCCGCCCCGGCACCGCAGGCACCGCATGGATTGGACGACCTGGTCGAGCAACGCCAGGGGGCCGGCTTCGAGACCGATTTCAGCGATGAGGAACAGGCCGCGCCGGCCTGGGCGCAGCGGTTCGCCGCACGCTGGTCCGAGCGCCGTGGCCATATGCAGCAGCATCTTGCTGGCGAGACGGGAATGCCTGGCGGTGCGCCGGGTGGTCCCGGCGAAGCCTACGCCGGGCAGCAGGGCATGCTGCTGGAGGCCCTGCATGAACTGCTGCAGCAGACCCGGCATGTGCGCGAAGACGCCACCTCGGCCGCGCAGGTCGCCGTGGGCCAGCATCGCCCACTCAGCCAGCGCGAGATGATGTCGGTGCTGTCGCTGTTGCAGGCCACGCCCAGTGCAACCCTGCGCGCGGCCATCGGCGAGGACGGTGAATCGCTGGCACAGCGGTTGAAGAGCGAAGTGCTGTCCAGCGCCACCCGCCTCGGCGTGGACCCCGGCCAGACCCGGCTGGACCCGCAGGACGAAGATGCGATCGATCTGGTCGGCATGCTGTTTGATGTGATGCTGGACGAACGCGAGCTGGAAGGCCGTTCGCGCGAGCTGATCGGCCGCCTGGTGGTGCCCTTCGTCAAGGTCGCCATGCTCGACCGCCGCATGTTCGTGCAGAAGACGCACCCGGCCCGCAAGCTGCTCAATTCCCTGGCTGAAGCCTGCGAAGGCAATACCGGCGAAAGCCAGGCCGAGCGCATGCTGATGGCCAAGGTCGAAGAGATCATCGAGCGCCTGGTCGCCGAGTTCAACGAGAACCTGGCGATCTTCCTGACGCTGGAAGAAGAATTCCGCGATTTCCTCGTGCAGCATCGCCGCCGCGTGGAAATCGCCGAGCGCCGCGCAGCCGAAACGCAGCGCGGCCAGGAAAAGCTGGAAATGGCCCGCAACCGGGCCGGCGCCGAACTGGATCGCCGCATCGGCGATGCCACCCTGCCACCGGCCATCGCCGAATTCCTGCGCCAGCCGTGGCAGCACCACCTGACCCTGGCGCTGCTGCGCGAGGGCGAGGAAGGCGCATCGGTGGCCGAAGCGCTGAGCCTGGGCGATGGCCTGCTGGAAGAAGTGGCCGAAGCGCGCCGGCACATCATCGGCAAGCCGTGGCTGCAGGCCTGGCAACCGGGGCTGGCGAAGGTGTTTGCCAGTGTCGGCGTGCACGGGGATGCGGCATCGGCGGCCATTGATGCGTTGCACGGCACCCTGCAGGGCATTGCCGAATCGCGGCCGGAACTGCAGCGCGCGCTGCCGGAACTGCCGCAGGTCGCGCTGCCTGCCGCGCCGGTGCCGGAAGCCAGTGCAGTAGAGCTGGCAGGGCAGGTTGATACCGATGATTTCGACAATGCCGATGCCGACCGCTTCCGCCGCATGGAAATCGGCAACTGGCTGGACTTCGTCGACAAGGACGGCAAGGTCCAGGCCGGCAAGCTGTCCTGGATCAGCCCGATCTCCTCGCGCCTGCTGTTCGTCAACCGCCGCGGCGTGCGCTTCTGCGTGGCCTCGCCGGAAGAACTGGCGGTGATGGTGCGGCTGGGGCGCCTGCGTGCCCATGTCGACGATGGCGCCTTCGACAGCGCCATGCAGGGCGTGATCGACCGCCTGGACCCGGGCAGCGCCACCCTGCACTGA
- a CDS encoding branched-chain amino acid aminotransferase: MSQSIPSFAVTRSDHPRSAEERAQILEKPGFGLHFTDHMVEVRWDKDTGWHNANVRAYGPLQLDPAAAVLHYGQEIFEGIKAYRHADGSIWTFRPDANGRRLQRSAQRLALPELPVEIFVESLKQLIAVDSAWVPSADESSLYFRPFMIGDEAFLGVRGAHKAGYYVIASPAGPYFAKGVAPVSIWLSTEYARAAKGGTGAAKCGGNYAASLLPQQKAQAQGCSQVLFLDPVEGKYLEELGGMNVFLVYKDGTLVTPELSGSILEGITRESILQLARDRGMKVEERKVTIDEWKNGVASGDIAEVFACGTAAVVTPIGQLKGEGFSVGDINAPAGEVTLSLRKELTDIQYGRQPDRHNWLVKLG, from the coding sequence GTGTCCCAGTCCATTCCCAGCTTCGCCGTCACCCGTTCGGACCACCCGCGCAGCGCTGAAGAGCGCGCCCAGATCCTGGAGAAGCCGGGCTTCGGCCTGCACTTCACCGATCACATGGTGGAAGTGCGCTGGGACAAGGACACCGGCTGGCACAACGCCAATGTGCGTGCGTACGGTCCGCTGCAGCTCGACCCCGCCGCCGCCGTCCTGCACTACGGCCAGGAAATCTTCGAGGGCATCAAGGCCTACCGCCATGCCGACGGTTCGATCTGGACCTTCCGCCCCGATGCCAACGGCCGCCGCCTGCAGCGTTCGGCACAGCGCCTGGCGCTGCCGGAACTGCCGGTGGAGATCTTCGTCGAATCGCTGAAGCAGCTCATTGCCGTGGACAGCGCCTGGGTTCCGTCGGCCGACGAGTCCAGCCTGTACTTCCGCCCGTTCATGATCGGCGACGAAGCCTTCCTGGGTGTGCGCGGTGCACACAAGGCCGGTTACTACGTCATCGCCAGCCCGGCCGGCCCGTACTTCGCCAAGGGCGTCGCCCCGGTGTCGATCTGGCTGTCCACCGAATACGCGCGTGCGGCCAAGGGCGGCACGGGTGCGGCCAAGTGCGGTGGCAACTATGCCGCCTCGCTGCTGCCGCAGCAGAAGGCGCAGGCGCAGGGCTGCTCGCAGGTACTGTTCCTCGATCCGGTCGAGGGCAAGTACCTGGAAGAACTGGGTGGCATGAACGTCTTCCTGGTCTACAAGGACGGCACCCTGGTCACCCCGGAACTGTCCGGCAGCATCCTGGAAGGCATCACCCGCGAAAGCATCCTGCAGCTGGCCCGCGACCGTGGCATGAAGGTCGAAGAGCGCAAGGTCACCATCGACGAGTGGAAGAACGGCGTGGCCTCCGGTGACATCGCCGAAGTGTTCGCCTGCGGTACCGCCGCGGTGGTCACCCCGATTGGCCAGCTGAAGGGCGAGGGCTTCTCGGTGGGCGACATCAACGCACCGGCCGGCGAAGTGACCCTGTCGCTGCGCAAGGAACTGACGGACATCCAGTACGGCCGCCAGCCGGACCGTCACAACTGGCTGGTCAAGCTGGGCTGA
- a CDS encoding NAD(P) transhydrogenase subunit alpha: MSDGFVALYIFMLAAIAGHVIISRVPVILHTPLMSGSNFIHGIVLIGAMVVLGHAQTPLEKALGFLAVVLGAGNAAGGYVVTARMLEMFKPSAPKGRQDEPKEPLA, translated from the coding sequence ATGAGTGACGGGTTCGTGGCGCTGTACATCTTCATGCTGGCCGCAATTGCCGGTCACGTGATCATTTCGCGGGTGCCGGTCATCCTGCATACCCCCCTGATGTCGGGGTCCAATTTCATCCATGGCATCGTGCTGATCGGCGCGATGGTGGTGCTGGGCCACGCGCAGACCCCGCTGGAGAAGGCCCTGGGCTTCCTGGCCGTGGTGCTGGGCGCCGGCAACGCCGCCGGTGGCTACGTGGTCACCGCGCGCATGCTGGAAATGTTCAAGCCGAGTGCGCCCAAGGGTCGCCAGGATGAACCGAAGGAGCCGCTGGCTTGA